The following coding sequences lie in one Halogeometricum rufum genomic window:
- a CDS encoding MFS transporter, whose protein sequence is MSVDSSRRALAVVFVIVFVDLLGFGILIPVIPLYALSFGATEFVGSLLIASYSAMQFVAAPFLGRLSDARGRRPVLLLSLTGSVLAWTMFGLAGSLAVLFAARMLAGAMGGNIATAQAYIADVTPPEDRARGLGLLGAAFGLGFIFGPALGGFFASEFAVAAAGSVFPAWLPATEFSLPSFAAAAITGANLVAAYFLLPESRPPEARAASREADGESRLAELADALRTRGLGTLVVSFFLVSFAFSALESQFIFLTNDQYGYGATENAVLLTYFGVVIAVVQGGLIGPLTDRYGEYRIAIVGAAIQVFTLAAVPFAPLLGEYLPSVGPLLPVGPTLPAAVVALAFVVTPLAFGNAVTNVSLNTLVSRSAAADEQGGAFGLTQSAGSLARTFGPALAGLLYTAVDFWAPFVLGGALMIPIVVLLARLDVSLLSGAGETTPAETPE, encoded by the coding sequence ATGAGCGTGGACAGCTCCCGCCGGGCGCTCGCCGTCGTCTTCGTCATCGTCTTCGTCGACCTGCTGGGGTTCGGCATCCTCATCCCGGTCATCCCGCTGTACGCGCTCTCGTTCGGCGCGACGGAGTTCGTCGGGAGCCTCCTCATCGCCTCCTACTCCGCGATGCAGTTCGTCGCCGCGCCGTTCCTCGGCCGCCTCTCGGACGCGCGCGGCCGCCGGCCCGTCCTCCTGCTGTCACTCACGGGGTCGGTGCTCGCGTGGACGATGTTCGGCCTCGCCGGGTCGCTGGCGGTGCTGTTCGCCGCCCGGATGCTCGCGGGCGCGATGGGCGGCAACATCGCGACGGCGCAGGCGTACATCGCCGACGTGACGCCCCCGGAGGACCGCGCCCGCGGCCTCGGACTGCTCGGCGCGGCGTTCGGTCTCGGCTTCATCTTCGGGCCGGCGCTGGGCGGGTTCTTCGCCAGCGAGTTCGCCGTCGCCGCCGCCGGGTCGGTGTTCCCGGCGTGGCTCCCCGCGACGGAGTTCTCCCTGCCCAGTTTCGCCGCCGCCGCCATCACGGGCGCGAACCTCGTCGCCGCGTACTTCCTGTTGCCCGAGTCCCGGCCGCCGGAGGCGCGCGCGGCGTCCCGCGAGGCCGACGGCGAGTCGCGTCTGGCCGAGTTGGCCGACGCCCTCCGCACGCGCGGACTCGGGACGCTCGTCGTCTCCTTCTTCCTCGTCTCCTTCGCGTTCTCCGCGCTGGAGAGTCAGTTCATCTTCCTCACGAACGACCAGTACGGCTACGGCGCGACGGAGAACGCCGTCCTGCTCACCTACTTCGGCGTCGTCATCGCCGTCGTGCAGGGCGGGCTCATCGGCCCGCTCACGGACCGCTACGGCGAGTACCGCATCGCCATCGTCGGCGCGGCGATACAGGTGTTCACGCTCGCGGCCGTGCCGTTCGCCCCCCTCCTCGGCGAGTATCTCCCGTCGGTCGGTCCGCTGCTCCCCGTCGGCCCGACGCTCCCGGCGGCCGTCGTCGCCCTCGCGTTCGTCGTCACGCCGCTTGCCTTCGGCAACGCCGTGACGAACGTCTCGCTGAACACCCTCGTCTCGCGCTCCGCGGCCGCGGACGAACAGGGCGGCGCGTTCGGCCTGACGCAGAGCGCGGGCAGCCTCGCGCGGACGTTCGGCCCCGCCCTCGCGGGACTGCTCTACACCGCCGTCGACTTCTGGGCGCCGTTCGTCCTCGGCGGCGCGCTCATGATTCCCATCGTCGTCCTCCTCGCGCGACTCGACGTGTCGCTGCTGTCCGGGGCGGGAGAGACGACGCCCGCCGAGACGCCGGAGTGA
- a CDS encoding DUF7544 domain-containing protein has protein sequence MSWHAIDSLDDAREATADLLLPFALGTWLRLALVVVFVGAGASNVSVNANVGGSVTPGAPAFGAFDGFLDGMPPIDPGTLPDARTLAYGVAAVAAVVVLLALVFSLVAAVMEFVLVTALADRTVRVRRPFRERFGKGLRLFGFEAGVLLLALLVVGAPAAVVLLGGVSLGPAALVALLPVLLLGVAVALLVALLFRLTADFVVPTMLAADCGVVDGWRRLAPTLRTEWEEFALYVVIRVSAGVIVGAVFAAATLFVAVLVALPFVLVGGAIAVAAASAGGLSLLGWALLGVVAVGYLATVALASAFVLVPVVVFLRYYALYVLGRLDPGLDLVGASSQGVGEGSDDGDGESDDDGPDGAVAA, from the coding sequence ATGTCGTGGCACGCCATCGACTCGCTGGACGACGCGCGCGAGGCGACGGCGGACCTCCTCCTCCCGTTCGCCCTCGGGACGTGGCTCCGCCTCGCCCTCGTCGTCGTCTTCGTCGGCGCCGGCGCGAGCAACGTCTCGGTGAACGCCAACGTCGGTGGCTCCGTCACCCCGGGCGCGCCGGCGTTCGGCGCGTTCGACGGCTTCCTCGACGGGATGCCGCCGATAGACCCGGGGACGCTCCCCGACGCGCGGACGCTCGCGTACGGCGTCGCGGCCGTCGCCGCCGTCGTCGTCCTCCTCGCCCTCGTGTTCTCGCTCGTCGCCGCGGTGATGGAGTTCGTCCTCGTCACCGCCCTCGCCGACCGGACGGTGCGCGTCCGCCGCCCGTTCCGCGAGCGGTTCGGGAAGGGCCTCCGCCTGTTCGGCTTCGAGGCGGGCGTCCTCCTCCTCGCACTCCTCGTCGTCGGCGCGCCCGCCGCCGTGGTCCTCCTCGGCGGCGTCTCGCTCGGCCCGGCCGCCCTCGTGGCTCTCCTGCCCGTTCTCCTCCTCGGCGTCGCCGTCGCCCTCCTCGTTGCCCTCCTGTTCCGCCTGACCGCCGACTTCGTCGTGCCGACGATGCTCGCGGCGGACTGCGGCGTCGTCGACGGCTGGCGGCGACTCGCCCCGACGCTCCGCACGGAGTGGGAGGAGTTCGCGCTGTACGTCGTGATTCGCGTCTCCGCCGGCGTCATCGTCGGCGCGGTGTTCGCCGCCGCGACGCTGTTCGTCGCCGTCCTCGTCGCCCTGCCGTTCGTCCTCGTCGGCGGCGCGATAGCCGTCGCCGCCGCGTCTGCGGGCGGCCTCTCGCTCCTCGGGTGGGCGCTGCTCGGCGTCGTCGCCGTCGGCTACCTCGCCACCGTCGCCCTCGCCAGCGCGTTCGTCCTCGTCCCCGTCGTCGTCTTCCTCCGGTACTACGCGCTGTACGTCCTCGGGCGACTGGACCCCGGACTGGACCTCGTCGGCGCGTCCTCACAGGGAGTGGGCGAGGGGAGCGACGACGGCGACGGCGAGAGCGACGACGACGGCCCGGACGGTGCCGTCGCGGCCTGA
- a CDS encoding aminopeptidase P family protein, producing the protein MATTPYERRTRDAQAALAEADADALVCFPSRNLSYLSGFAEEPGERHLFLLVPAAGDPTFLVPALYESQVRAATWVEDVRTWADDDDPVAATAAAVESLGLPENPRVLVDDTMWATFTQDLRAVLPDATFGLASEVVAPLRIRKDDAELDALRRAADAADEAMAAVRALGADAVGLTESELAARVESFLADAGGQGVSFETVVGSGPNGAMPHYRHGDRTIEPGDPVVLDFGTRVDGYPSDQTRTVVFDGDPSETVREVHEVVRAAQEAAVDAVEPGVTAASVDRAAREVIADAGYGDAFVHRTGHGVGLDVHEEPYIVAGNDREIEPGMVFSVEPGVYLDGEFGVRIEDLVVVTADGCERLNDSDRGWEC; encoded by the coding sequence ATGGCGACGACACCGTACGAACGCCGGACGCGCGACGCGCAGGCCGCCCTCGCCGAGGCGGACGCGGACGCGCTGGTCTGCTTCCCCAGCCGAAACCTCTCGTACCTCTCGGGGTTCGCCGAGGAACCGGGCGAACGCCACCTGTTCCTCCTCGTCCCCGCCGCGGGCGACCCGACGTTCCTCGTCCCCGCCCTCTACGAGTCGCAGGTCCGCGCGGCGACGTGGGTGGAGGACGTGCGCACGTGGGCCGACGACGACGACCCGGTGGCGGCCACGGCGGCGGCCGTGGAATCGCTCGGACTGCCCGAGAACCCGCGCGTCCTCGTGGACGACACGATGTGGGCGACGTTCACGCAGGATCTCCGGGCGGTCCTGCCCGACGCGACGTTCGGACTGGCCAGCGAGGTGGTCGCTCCGCTCCGAATCCGCAAGGACGACGCCGAACTCGACGCCCTCCGGCGCGCGGCCGACGCGGCGGACGAGGCGATGGCCGCCGTCCGGGCACTCGGCGCCGACGCCGTCGGACTGACCGAGTCCGAACTGGCCGCCCGCGTCGAGTCGTTCCTCGCCGACGCCGGCGGGCAGGGCGTCTCGTTCGAGACGGTGGTCGGGTCCGGTCCGAACGGCGCGATGCCGCACTACCGCCACGGCGACCGGACGATAGAACCGGGTGACCCCGTCGTCCTCGACTTCGGGACGCGCGTGGACGGCTACCCGAGCGACCAGACGCGGACCGTCGTCTTCGACGGCGACCCCTCCGAGACGGTCCGCGAGGTTCACGAGGTGGTCCGGGCGGCACAGGAGGCGGCCGTCGACGCCGTCGAACCCGGCGTGACCGCCGCGTCGGTGGACCGCGCGGCCCGCGAGGTCATCGCGGACGCGGGCTACGGCGACGCGTTCGTCCACCGGACGGGCCACGGCGTCGGACTCGACGTCCACGAGGAACCGTACATCGTCGCCGGCAACGACCGCGAAATCGAACCGGGGATGGTGTTCAGCGTCGAACCCGGCGTCTACCTCGACGGCGAGTTCGGCGTGCGAATCGAGGACCTCGTCGTCGTCACCGCGGACGGGTGCGAGCGACTGAACGACAGCGACCGCGGGTGGGAGTGCTGA
- a CDS encoding phosphotransacetylase family protein gives MNTLLVTSTHESTGKTAVTLALGKLAQERGQSVGYMKPKGTRLQSNVGKTLDEDPMLAREILGLDAEMHQMEPVIYSPTFIDGAIRGQEDGDELGEIVEEYFGQLAEGKDLMFVEGGGVWSTGGIVDLTDVDVADRLDAGVLLVSSYEKPGDVDDVLAAAEQFGDRLAGVLFNGVTDAVFDELEQEVVPFLEGRGVPVLGVVPREQQLAGVTVEDLADELGADVVTDGDEDAYVERFLVGAMGGDTALRYFRRTKNAAVITGGDRSEIITAALEAPGVKTIILTGGHRPPAAVLGKAKEKGVPVMLVNGDTLSVVDRAEDVVHTGRTRDEKTVSLMRDLLFEHTDVDSLIGPEKSDDASDDASDDAADE, from the coding sequence ATGAACACGTTACTCGTCACCTCGACCCACGAAAGCACCGGCAAGACGGCAGTCACGCTCGCACTCGGCAAACTCGCGCAGGAACGCGGCCAGTCCGTCGGCTACATGAAGCCGAAGGGCACGCGCCTGCAGTCGAACGTCGGCAAGACGCTCGACGAGGACCCGATGCTCGCCCGAGAGATTCTCGGCCTCGACGCCGAGATGCACCAGATGGAGCCCGTCATCTACTCGCCGACGTTCATCGACGGCGCGATTCGCGGGCAGGAGGACGGCGACGAACTCGGCGAAATCGTCGAGGAGTACTTCGGCCAACTCGCCGAGGGCAAGGACCTCATGTTCGTCGAGGGCGGCGGCGTCTGGAGCACGGGCGGCATCGTCGACCTGACCGACGTGGACGTCGCCGACCGACTGGACGCGGGCGTCCTCCTCGTCTCTAGCTACGAGAAACCCGGCGACGTGGACGACGTCCTCGCCGCGGCCGAACAGTTCGGCGACCGACTCGCGGGCGTCCTGTTCAACGGCGTCACAGACGCCGTCTTCGACGAACTCGAACAGGAAGTCGTCCCGTTCCTCGAGGGGCGCGGCGTGCCCGTCCTCGGCGTCGTCCCGCGCGAACAGCAACTCGCGGGCGTCACCGTCGAGGACCTCGCCGACGAACTCGGCGCGGACGTCGTCACCGACGGCGACGAGGACGCCTACGTCGAACGGTTCCTCGTCGGCGCGATGGGCGGCGACACCGCCCTGCGCTACTTCCGCCGGACGAAGAACGCCGCCGTCATCACCGGCGGCGACCGCTCGGAGATAATCACGGCCGCCCTCGAAGCGCCGGGGGTCAAGACCATCATCCTCACCGGCGGGCATCGCCCGCCCGCCGCCGTCCTCGGCAAGGCCAAGGAGAAGGGCGTGCCCGTGATGCTCGTCAACGGCGACACGCTGTCGGTGGTGGACCGCGCCGAAGACGTCGTCCACACGGGCCGCACCCGCGACGAGAAGACGGTGTCGCTGATGCGTGACCTCCTCTTCGAGCACACGGACGTGGACTCGCTGATCGGTCCCGAGAAGAGCGACGACGCGAGCGACGACGCGAGCGACGACGCCGCCGACGAGTAG
- a CDS encoding acetate--CoA ligase family protein, whose product MGELSELFVPRRVAVVGATEREGSVGRAIMENLVEDFDGEVVPVNPNYDEVFGVPAVAGVGESDADLAIIVVPPHIAVDAVREAGEAGIRNVVVITAGFGETGSEGASREQELVEVAESYDINLVGPNSLGIMSTPTGLNATFGPDNARSGNMSFMSQSGAFITAVLDWANDQGIGFKDVVSLGNKAVLDESDFVETWGEDDDTEVIIGYLEGISEGRTFIDTAREVTQDTPIVLVKSGRTDAGAQAASSHTGTIAGSDEAYEAGLEQAGVIRADSVQSLFDAARVLESQPLPDTDDVAVITNAGGPGVMTTDAVGSSRLSMATFTDETLDAFSEKLPAEGNIYNPVDIVGDADNDRFREALDLALGDDNVGCAVVLSAPTAVLDYEQLAADTVELQEEYDKPVAACFMGGERVEPAAEALSDAGIPNYFDPARAVDGLDALSRFKEISEREYDAPTTFDVDEERAREILSAVEGRGDNRLGVEAMDLLDAYGISTPDGDIVDAPADALEVAERIEGDVVMKIVSPDILHKSDIGGVKVGVPNEEVYDAYEDLVTRARNYQPDANIIGVQVQEMVDLDAGVETIVGMNRDPQFGPLLMFGLGGIFVEVLEDTTFRVAPVAESEAHEMTEEIDSAPLLRGARGRDPVDVEGVTETIQRLSQLVTDFPAILELDINPLVATPDGVQAVDVRLTVDPDQL is encoded by the coding sequence ATGGGAGAGTTATCCGAGTTGTTCGTCCCGCGACGCGTGGCCGTCGTCGGGGCGACAGAGCGCGAAGGTTCAGTCGGTCGCGCCATCATGGAGAACCTCGTCGAGGACTTCGACGGGGAGGTGGTCCCCGTAAACCCGAACTACGACGAGGTGTTCGGCGTGCCGGCGGTGGCGGGCGTCGGCGAGTCCGACGCCGACCTCGCGATAATCGTCGTCCCCCCGCACATCGCGGTGGACGCGGTTCGCGAGGCCGGCGAGGCGGGCATCCGCAACGTCGTCGTCATCACCGCCGGGTTCGGCGAGACCGGAAGCGAAGGCGCGTCGCGCGAACAGGAACTCGTCGAGGTTGCGGAGTCGTACGACATCAACCTCGTCGGGCCCAACAGCCTCGGCATCATGTCGACGCCGACGGGACTGAACGCCACGTTCGGCCCCGACAACGCCCGTTCGGGCAACATGTCGTTCATGAGCCAGTCCGGGGCGTTCATCACCGCGGTGCTGGACTGGGCGAACGACCAGGGAATCGGCTTCAAAGACGTGGTCTCGCTCGGGAACAAGGCCGTCCTCGACGAGTCTGACTTCGTCGAGACGTGGGGCGAAGACGACGACACGGAGGTCATCATCGGCTACCTCGAAGGCATCTCCGAGGGCCGCACGTTCATCGACACGGCCCGCGAGGTGACGCAGGACACCCCTATCGTCCTCGTCAAGTCGGGCCGCACCGACGCCGGCGCGCAGGCCGCCTCCAGTCACACCGGCACCATCGCCGGGTCGGACGAGGCGTACGAGGCCGGCCTCGAACAGGCGGGCGTCATCCGCGCGGACTCCGTCCAGTCGCTGTTCGACGCCGCGCGCGTGCTGGAGAGCCAACCGCTCCCCGACACCGACGACGTGGCGGTCATCACGAACGCGGGCGGTCCGGGCGTGATGACCACCGACGCCGTCGGCTCCTCGCGGCTCTCGATGGCGACGTTCACCGACGAGACGCTCGACGCGTTCTCCGAGAAACTCCCGGCCGAGGGCAACATCTACAACCCCGTCGACATCGTCGGCGACGCCGACAACGACCGGTTCCGCGAGGCGTTGGACCTCGCCCTCGGCGACGACAACGTCGGTTGCGCCGTCGTCCTCTCGGCGCCGACGGCCGTCCTCGACTACGAGCAACTGGCGGCCGACACCGTCGAACTGCAGGAGGAGTACGACAAGCCGGTCGCGGCCTGCTTCATGGGCGGCGAACGCGTCGAACCGGCGGCCGAAGCGCTCTCGGACGCCGGCATCCCGAACTACTTCGACCCCGCCCGCGCGGTGGACGGACTCGACGCGCTCTCGCGGTTCAAGGAGATATCCGAACGCGAGTACGACGCGCCGACGACGTTCGACGTGGACGAAGAACGCGCCCGCGAGATTCTCTCCGCCGTGGAGGGCCGCGGCGACAACCGCCTCGGCGTGGAGGCGATGGACCTGCTGGACGCCTACGGCATCTCCACCCCCGACGGCGACATCGTGGACGCGCCGGCGGACGCGCTGGAAGTCGCAGAACGCATCGAGGGCGACGTCGTGATGAAGATAGTCAGCCCCGACATCCTGCACAAGTCCGACATCGGGGGCGTCAAGGTTGGCGTGCCGAACGAGGAGGTGTACGACGCCTACGAGGACCTCGTGACGCGCGCGCGGAACTACCAGCCCGACGCCAACATCATCGGCGTGCAGGTGCAGGAGATGGTGGACCTCGACGCCGGCGTCGAGACCATCGTCGGCATGAACCGGGACCCGCAGTTCGGGCCCCTCCTCATGTTCGGCCTCGGCGGCATCTTCGTGGAGGTGCTCGAAGACACGACGTTCCGCGTCGCGCCCGTCGCCGAGTCCGAAGCCCACGAGATGACCGAAGAGATAGACTCCGCGCCGCTACTCCGCGGCGCGCGCGGCCGCGACCCCGTCGACGTCGAGGGCGTCACGGAGACCATCCAGCGCCTCTCGCAACTCGTCACGGACTTCCCGGCCATCCTCGAACTGGACATCAACCCCCTCGTCGCCACCCCCGACGGCGTCCAAGCGGTGGACGTGCGATTGACGGTGGACCCCGACCAACTGTAA
- a CDS encoding putative manganese transporter has product MTELFDIFLGSVRDGFVQVSAFVAVTVLAFSYLQYRTDGRLVRRLEENRRAGPLVGAVLGLTPGCGGAIVVMPLYVRGSVSFGTVVATLVATAGDAAFVILVLAPEAALYAYGIAFVAAVLFGYAIDTFGLGVSRVDSAVKRLHPALTDGGVAAPLAGNQVHHYDEAAGCDARDGPVRDSELMRTVTRAALAAWWVAAAVGLGAGVLYLLRGAPEVPMVAGPTFAGAFTVAGLLGTTLSAYLYFVGRKYVGHGDVGRARDTFGSVSETLTHAAMETSFVTVWVVAAYLLYEYGIAFTGFDVAAAAAAAGVLAPVAGALVGLVPGCGPQIVLATAYAGGAIPFSALVANAISQDGDALFPLIAIDKTAAVVASIYTTIPALVVGVALHYVWTAVFGLPQFGFGVL; this is encoded by the coding sequence ATGACTGAACTCTTCGATATCTTCCTCGGGTCGGTTCGCGACGGGTTCGTGCAGGTGAGCGCGTTCGTCGCCGTGACCGTCCTCGCCTTCAGTTACCTCCAGTACCGGACGGACGGCCGACTCGTGCGGCGACTGGAGGAGAACCGGCGCGCCGGCCCACTCGTCGGTGCCGTCTTGGGGCTCACGCCGGGATGCGGCGGCGCCATCGTCGTGATGCCGCTGTACGTCCGCGGGTCCGTCTCCTTCGGCACCGTCGTGGCGACGCTCGTCGCCACCGCCGGCGACGCCGCGTTCGTCATCCTCGTTCTCGCTCCCGAGGCGGCGCTGTACGCGTACGGAATCGCGTTCGTCGCGGCCGTCCTGTTCGGCTACGCCATCGACACGTTCGGCCTCGGCGTCTCGCGCGTCGACAGCGCGGTCAAGCGCCTCCATCCGGCCCTCACCGACGGCGGCGTCGCAGCGCCGTTGGCCGGGAATCAGGTCCACCACTACGACGAGGCCGCCGGATGCGACGCCCGCGACGGGCCGGTCCGCGACTCCGAACTGATGCGGACGGTCACGCGCGCCGCCCTCGCCGCGTGGTGGGTCGCCGCCGCCGTCGGCCTGGGCGCGGGCGTCCTCTACCTCCTGCGCGGGGCACCGGAGGTGCCGATGGTCGCCGGCCCGACGTTCGCGGGCGCGTTCACCGTCGCCGGCCTCCTCGGGACGACGCTCTCGGCGTACCTCTACTTCGTCGGCCGCAAGTACGTCGGCCACGGCGACGTGGGCCGCGCGCGCGACACGTTCGGGAGCGTCTCCGAGACGCTGACGCACGCCGCGATGGAGACGTCGTTCGTCACCGTCTGGGTCGTCGCGGCGTACCTGCTCTACGAGTACGGCATCGCCTTCACCGGGTTCGACGTCGCCGCGGCCGCGGCGGCCGCCGGCGTCCTCGCGCCCGTCGCGGGCGCCCTCGTCGGACTCGTCCCCGGGTGCGGGCCGCAGATCGTCCTCGCCACCGCCTACGCCGGGGGCGCGATTCCGTTCTCCGCGCTCGTGGCGAACGCCATCAGTCAGGACGGCGACGCCCTGTTCCCCCTCATCGCCATCGACAAGACGGCGGCCGTCGTCGCCAGCATCTACACGACGATTCCCGCCCTCGTCGTCGGCGTCGCCCTCCACTACGTCTGGACGGCCGTCTTCGGTCTGCCACAGTTCGGGTTCGGCGTCCTCTGA
- a CDS encoding YbaK/EbsC family protein, protein MHRRASEFAAAARDRYDFEVTVEEFPEGTKTAEDAAAAVGCDVGQIASSLVFEVSEPGSEGDGTPPRDAAESLVVVVTSGANRVDESRLAAHLGVAPADVSMADPDDVRARLGWSIGGVPPFCHETAVPVLFDESLSRYDTVWAAAGTPEAVFPVSPAELRRLADAETITVSE, encoded by the coding sequence ATGCATCGGAGAGCCAGCGAGTTCGCCGCGGCCGCGCGGGACCGGTACGACTTCGAGGTGACCGTTGAGGAGTTCCCCGAGGGGACGAAGACGGCCGAGGACGCCGCGGCGGCCGTCGGGTGCGACGTCGGACAGATAGCCAGCAGTCTCGTCTTCGAGGTCTCCGAACCCGGTTCGGAGGGCGACGGGACGCCGCCTCGCGACGCCGCCGAATCGCTCGTCGTCGTCGTCACCAGCGGTGCCAACCGCGTGGACGAGTCGAGACTCGCCGCGCACCTCGGCGTCGCCCCGGCGGACGTCTCGATGGCCGACCCTGACGACGTTCGCGCCCGCCTCGGGTGGTCCATCGGCGGCGTTCCCCCGTTCTGTCACGAGACGGCCGTCCCCGTCCTGTTCGACGAGTCGCTCTCGCGGTACGACACCGTCTGGGCCGCCGCGGGGACGCCGGAGGCGGTGTTCCCCGTCTCGCCCGCGGAACTCCGCCGGTTGGCCGACGCGGAGACGATTACTGTCTCCGAGTGA
- a CDS encoding MazG nucleotide pyrophosphohydrolase domain-containing protein produces the protein MTDDRQHRVAAFLDAHELHAPPAYRLLDLAAEVGELAADATKSSEYGARPDDLQVNRDELGDALFCLYALADELDVDAGAALEESIAKYEARIDDAGAPGSDATE, from the coding sequence GTGACAGACGACAGACAACATCGCGTGGCCGCGTTTCTGGACGCGCACGAGTTGCACGCCCCGCCCGCCTACCGCCTCCTCGACCTCGCCGCCGAAGTCGGCGAACTCGCCGCGGACGCCACGAAGTCCAGCGAGTACGGCGCGCGTCCCGACGACCTGCAGGTGAACCGCGACGAACTCGGCGACGCCCTGTTCTGCCTGTACGCCCTCGCCGACGAACTCGACGTGGACGCGGGGGCGGCATTGGAGGAGTCGATAGCCAAGTACGAGGCGCGCATCGACGACGCCGGCGCACCGGGGTCCGACGCGACGGAGTGA
- a CDS encoding ZIP family metal transporter, which yields MALGNFVFVFVAGFVTALATGLGAIPFFFVDDVSDRWNVALWGLASGIMLSASVFGLVLEALGEYVSVSLNGVSASPVPTRTYALLAVGLLAGVALVVVAHRVIDGAEVNPRRYEEADFRKLLLILGVLTVHSFPEGVAVGVSFADLGLEGGLQLFGVAVPLLAVFMTVAISIHNVPEGVAISIPLRAMGVPNWKLVWWAVFSSLPQPIGAVIAFYFVRLAREFLPVGFGFAAGAMIYLVLTEFIPEALELGEGLPRGGRRELVAGITGGVLVMIPLAFL from the coding sequence ATGGCCCTCGGCAACTTCGTCTTCGTCTTCGTCGCCGGCTTCGTCACCGCGTTGGCGACCGGTCTCGGCGCGATACCGTTCTTCTTCGTCGACGACGTGAGCGACCGCTGGAACGTCGCGCTGTGGGGTCTCGCGTCGGGCATCATGCTGTCGGCGTCCGTCTTCGGACTCGTGCTGGAGGCACTCGGCGAGTACGTCTCCGTGTCGCTGAACGGCGTCTCGGCGTCGCCGGTTCCGACGCGGACGTACGCCCTCCTCGCCGTCGGCCTCCTCGCGGGCGTCGCCCTCGTCGTCGTCGCCCACCGGGTCATCGACGGCGCGGAGGTGAACCCGCGGCGGTACGAGGAGGCCGACTTCCGCAAACTGCTCCTCATCCTCGGCGTCCTCACCGTCCACAGTTTCCCCGAGGGCGTCGCCGTCGGCGTCTCGTTCGCGGACCTCGGACTGGAGGGTGGTCTGCAACTGTTCGGCGTCGCCGTCCCCCTGTTGGCCGTCTTCATGACCGTCGCCATCTCCATCCACAACGTCCCCGAGGGCGTCGCCATCTCCATCCCCCTGCGGGCGATGGGCGTGCCGAACTGGAAACTCGTCTGGTGGGCGGTGTTCTCCAGTCTCCCGCAACCCATCGGGGCGGTCATCGCCTTCTACTTCGTCCGACTGGCGCGGGAGTTCCTGCCCGTCGGCTTCGGCTTCGCCGCGGGCGCGATGATATACCTCGTCCTCACCGAGTTCATCCCCGAGGCACTCGAACTGGGCGAGGGCCTCCCGCGCGGCGGCCGGCGCGAACTCGTCGCCGGCATCACGGGCGGCGTCCTCGTGATGATACCGCTCGCGTTCCTCTGA
- a CDS encoding DUF7545 family protein — translation MVETETYTIAGPDGDTEDVELPEGLVDVFTEQGEDPTAVVADLVVQSFAQQAHVATHHSDGETPGDLAELNEKMEEIFEERFGISMAEAMGHSH, via the coding sequence ATGGTCGAAACCGAGACCTATACGATAGCGGGACCCGACGGCGACACCGAAGACGTGGAACTGCCCGAGGGCCTCGTCGACGTCTTCACCGAACAGGGCGAGGATCCGACGGCCGTCGTCGCCGACCTGGTGGTGCAGTCGTTCGCACAGCAAGCGCACGTCGCCACCCACCACAGCGACGGCGAGACGCCGGGCGACCTGGCGGAACTCAACGAGAAGATGGAGGAGATATTCGAGGAGCGCTTCGGTATCTCGATGGCCGAAGCGATGGGCCACAGTCACTGA